A region of Rhodothermales bacterium DNA encodes the following proteins:
- a CDS encoding ATPase, T2SS/T4P/T4SS family: RPRTSERLRPMRRRHPDQDLPTGKESSGNDVAGHGPGHGPGHGPGNGAPGNGIAGNDVPGKDKRLNWLVDFIADEDDKPATATSGVDTPPPADPKPKWRNVDPFADAPSEAASETSRPPLVDPGAGFAPEGLELVLGDSDRSDDTIRLDPDAIVGDGFTNHADPFSLPEKGAPTAWSDTPVRETPVRETPAKETSIRETPLREKPAQETLPPVEPSREKASDSPFARTPKPVRPRPVTPAAPVDKTPPPATPQGPVNAPTPERRGSLDIEAIRTKDRVVASLLGKQLVSMSQVMEAQKRKDRENSKETLWRILAEIGDVDTEAIFAEAARIYAFPSADIEGKLDPKFARSVMETLSEENRDRLLNLRLVPFECETEHASGAVKLVFITHDPMRTEVRTVMKELKLDRFDLYYAPQSAVENLITEAFPRRNVFLDRVRDEEMAFDMGITYEEGADLIDEDALEAEISRSSLINLFEATLVEAVRQGASDIHIYPNSSKRVEIHFRIDGRLSLWHTENKVHPEALLAVIKDNAMNVDRFERDAAQDGYIQRWIDDVLIRFRVSVLPIANARQELRSESIVIRVLDDRKVIRDLRKLGLLDNAMQRFEQAISQPHGMVIITGPTGSGKSTSLVAALHHVITGEVNVLTVEDPVEYIIPGVRQIKLNHKLELEDALRAILRHDPDIVMVGEMRDRKTAELAIKLANTGHLTFSTLHTNDAPSAISRLYKMGIEPFLIAYAINLVVAQRLIRILCPVCKTVDTDPDPVMLDKLGFSEEEITSLTYYLPGNDSHCSNCKGVGYKGRRAISEALYFSRAVRHLIVESDAAIDEGAVKDLAQKEGMLSLRDSAREIVKMGQTSVREMIRVVTTEG, from the coding sequence GCGCCCGCGTACCTCCGAACGCCTGCGGCCCATGCGCCGCCGGCACCCGGATCAGGATCTACCTACCGGCAAAGAGTCCAGTGGGAACGATGTAGCCGGCCATGGTCCCGGCCATGGACCCGGCCATGGTCCCGGCAACGGCGCACCTGGCAACGGAATAGCGGGCAACGACGTGCCCGGCAAAGACAAACGCCTCAACTGGCTCGTCGATTTTATCGCCGACGAGGACGACAAGCCCGCCACGGCTACATCCGGCGTCGACACGCCGCCGCCGGCCGATCCGAAGCCGAAGTGGCGCAACGTCGATCCCTTCGCCGACGCGCCGTCTGAAGCCGCTTCCGAAACTTCGCGCCCACCGCTCGTCGATCCCGGCGCTGGCTTCGCGCCCGAGGGCCTGGAACTCGTTCTGGGAGACTCCGACCGCTCCGACGACACGATCCGTCTCGATCCCGACGCCATCGTCGGGGACGGCTTTACGAATCACGCGGATCCGTTTAGCCTGCCCGAGAAAGGGGCGCCCACGGCGTGGTCCGACACGCCCGTTCGTGAAACGCCCGTTCGTGAAACGCCGGCGAAAGAAACGTCGATTCGAGAAACGCCTCTAAGAGAAAAACCGGCACAAGAAACGCTGCCTCCCGTGGAGCCCTCGCGGGAAAAGGCGTCCGATTCGCCGTTCGCGCGGACGCCCAAGCCGGTCCGGCCGCGGCCGGTCACGCCGGCGGCGCCGGTGGACAAGACTCCGCCTCCCGCGACCCCTCAGGGGCCGGTAAACGCCCCGACGCCCGAGCGACGGGGGTCGCTCGACATCGAAGCCATCCGCACGAAGGACCGCGTCGTGGCCAGCCTGCTCGGCAAGCAGCTGGTATCGATGAGCCAGGTGATGGAGGCGCAGAAGCGTAAGGACCGCGAAAACAGCAAGGAGACCCTCTGGCGCATCCTCGCCGAGATCGGCGACGTCGATACCGAAGCCATCTTCGCCGAAGCCGCCCGCATCTACGCGTTCCCTTCAGCCGACATTGAGGGCAAGCTGGACCCGAAATTCGCGCGCTCGGTCATGGAGACCCTCTCCGAGGAGAACCGCGACCGGTTGTTGAACCTGCGGCTCGTGCCGTTTGAATGCGAGACCGAACACGCCTCCGGCGCGGTCAAGCTTGTGTTTATCACGCACGACCCGATGCGGACCGAAGTGCGCACGGTGATGAAGGAGTTGAAGCTCGACCGCTTCGACCTCTACTACGCGCCGCAGTCGGCCGTCGAAAACCTCATCACCGAAGCCTTCCCGCGCCGGAACGTCTTCCTCGATCGCGTCCGCGACGAAGAGATGGCGTTCGACATGGGCATCACGTACGAGGAGGGGGCGGATCTCATCGACGAAGATGCGCTCGAAGCGGAAATCAGCCGCTCGTCGCTCATCAACCTCTTCGAGGCCACCCTCGTCGAAGCCGTGCGCCAGGGAGCGTCCGACATCCACATCTACCCGAATTCGAGCAAGCGGGTCGAAATCCATTTCCGTATCGACGGCCGGCTCAGCCTCTGGCATACGGAAAACAAAGTACACCCCGAAGCGCTCCTCGCCGTCATCAAGGACAACGCGATGAACGTGGACCGCTTCGAACGCGACGCGGCCCAGGACGGCTACATCCAGCGCTGGATCGACGACGTGTTGATCCGCTTCCGCGTGTCCGTTCTCCCGATCGCCAATGCGCGGCAAGAGCTTCGCTCCGAAAGTATCGTCATCCGCGTGCTCGACGACCGGAAGGTCATCCGCGACCTGCGCAAGCTGGGTCTGCTCGACAACGCCATGCAGCGGTTCGAGCAAGCCATCAGCCAGCCGCACGGCATGGTGATCATCACCGGCCCGACGGGCTCCGGCAAGAGCACGTCGCTCGTGGCGGCGCTGCACCACGTGATCACGGGCGAAGTGAACGTGCTCACGGTGGAGGACCCGGTCGAATACATCATCCCGGGCGTGCGCCAGATCAAGCTGAACCATAAGCTCGAACTGGAAGACGCCCTCCGCGCCATCCTCCGCCACGACCCGGATATCGTGATGGTGGGTGAAATGCGCGACCGCAAGACGGCCGAGCTGGCGATCAAGCTGGCCAACACGGGTCACCTCACGTTCTCGACGCTGCACACGAACGACGCGCCGAGCGCGATCAGCCGGTTGTACAAGATGGGCATCGAGCCCTTCCTGATCGCCTACGCCATCAACCTCGTCGTGGCCCAGCGCCTCATCCGGATCCTGTGCCCGGTCTGTAAGACCGTCGATACCGATCCGGATCCCGTGATGCTCGATAAGCTGGGTTTCAGCGAAGAGGAGATCACGAGCCTGACCTATTATCTTCCCGGCAACGACAGCCACTGCTCGAACTGCAAGGGCGTCGGGTACAAGGGCCGGCGCGCCATCAGCGAGGCGCTGTACTTCTCCCGCGCCGTGCGGCACCTGATCGTCGAGTCCGACGCGGCGATCGACGAAGGCGCCGTCAAGGACCTGGCGCAGAAGGAAGGCATGCTCAGCTTGCGCGACTCGGCGCGCGAGATCGTAAAGATGGGTCAGACCTCGGTCCGCGAGATGATCCGCGTCGTAACCACGGAAGGGTAG
- a CDS encoding type IV pilus twitching motility protein PilT — translation MSTSISDIKWDRGPRKEGAMKERAKVPLAPQPPKVCQIIIDSVPKSVHGVDRVRFLSEHVTALLDKDRAILRQHVEHYIKHMLKIGASDIDTGGAACNGFVWYRVDGNKTPHKEMGKCSEDLSDILFLNLLSETQMEHLFRESAIDFSYQLYLEGKKDRRFRVTIYFDYGHLALNVRAIEDKLRTLSSLKFHPIIENGLMFRHIRDGLTLVTGVTGSGKSTTLDAIVDANNTDVQAHIVIIGNPIEYMHDSKNCIVRHREVGRDVHTFKDGVVQALRQDPDMIIIGEMRDPSTISAALEVTDSGHKVFSTLHTSSAVESIDRIIAEYPTDEQDRVRNRLADVLRCIISQKLCPKVGGGRIMAKEVLWMTPSTRAAIKNNNSGEIYQMMWEGGAQGQITMEQDLHRLMQQRFITPETAMHYANNKRRFKQLLSGGG, via the coding sequence GTGAGCACCAGCATTAGCGATATCAAATGGGATCGTGGCCCCCGAAAAGAAGGGGCGATGAAAGAGCGGGCGAAGGTGCCACTGGCGCCCCAACCGCCCAAGGTATGCCAGATCATCATCGACTCCGTGCCGAAATCGGTGCACGGCGTCGATCGGGTGCGGTTCCTCAGCGAACATGTGACGGCGTTGCTGGACAAGGACCGGGCGATTCTGCGCCAGCATGTCGAGCACTATATCAAGCACATGCTCAAGATCGGCGCGAGCGACATCGACACCGGCGGCGCGGCCTGCAACGGCTTCGTCTGGTACCGTGTCGACGGCAACAAGACGCCGCACAAGGAGATGGGCAAGTGCAGCGAGGATCTATCGGACATCCTCTTCCTGAATCTCCTCTCGGAAACCCAGATGGAGCACCTGTTCCGGGAGTCCGCGATCGACTTTTCGTACCAGCTCTACCTCGAAGGAAAGAAGGACCGTCGCTTCCGCGTGACCATCTATTTCGACTACGGGCACCTGGCGCTCAACGTCCGCGCCATCGAAGATAAGTTGCGCACGCTTAGCTCTCTGAAATTCCATCCGATAATTGAGAATGGCCTCATGTTCCGGCACATCCGGGACGGGCTGACGCTGGTCACCGGGGTTACGGGCTCCGGCAAGAGCACCACGCTCGACGCCATCGTCGACGCCAACAACACAGACGTCCAGGCGCACATCGTAATCATCGGTAACCCGATCGAATACATGCACGACTCCAAGAACTGCATCGTACGCCACCGCGAGGTGGGCCGGGACGTGCACACGTTCAAGGACGGCGTGGTGCAGGCCCTGCGTCAGGACCCGGACATGATCATCATCGGGGAAATGCGCGACCCATCGACCATCTCGGCGGCGCTCGAGGTGACGGACTCGGGTCACAAGGTATTTTCCACGCTCCACACCAGCTCTGCGGTGGAAAGCATCGACCGTATCATTGCCGAGTACCCGACGGACGAGCAGGACCGCGTCCGCAACCGCCTGGCCGACGTACTGCGCTGCATCATTTCGCAGAAGCTGTGCCCCAAGGTGGGCGGTGGCCGCATTATGGCCAAGGAGGTGCTCTGGATGACGCCGTCGACACGGGCCGCCATCAAGAACAACAACTCGGGCGAAATCTACCAGATGATGTGGGAAGGCGGCGCGCAGGGGCAGATTACGATGGAGCAGGACCTGCATCGGTTGATGCAACAGCGCTTCATCACGCCCGAGACGGCCATGCACTACGCCAATAACAAGCGCCGATTTAAACAACTGCTTTCGGGCGGCGGCTGA